The Cervus elaphus chromosome 22, mCerEla1.1, whole genome shotgun sequence genome has a window encoding:
- the RABL2B gene encoding rab-like protein 2B isoform X9 encodes MARPSLWVFDVQRKITYKNLSTWYTELREFRPEIPCIVVANKIDDMKMTQKSFNFARKFSLPLYFVSAADGTNVVKLFNDAIRLAVSYKQNSRDFMDEVLQELENIDLKQEEEEEIPDKEQPGRIQSPSPS; translated from the exons ATGGCAAGACCGTCCTTGTGG GTATTTGACGTGCAGAGGAAAATCACGTACAAGAACCTCAGCACCTGGTATACAGAGCTTCGGGAGTTCAGGCCAGAGATTCCGTGCATTGTGGTGGCCAATAAAATCGATG ACATGAAGATGACCCAAAAAAGTTTCAATTTTGCCAGGAAGTTCTCCTTGCCTCTGTACTTTGTCTCAGCTGCTGATGGTACCAACGTTGTGAAG CTCTTCAATGATGCAATTCGATTAGCTGTATCTTACAAACAGAACTCCCGGGACTTCATGGATGAGGTTTTGCAGGAGCTTGAG AACATCGActtgaagcaggaggaggaggaggagatacCGGACAAAGAGCAGCCTGGCCGCATCCAGAGCCCGTCTCCCTCCTGA
- the RABL2B gene encoding rab-like protein 2B isoform X8, translated as MARPSLWVFDVQRKITYKNLSTWYTELREFRPEIPCIVVANKIDADMKMTQKSFNFARKFSLPLYFVSAADGTNVVKLFNDAIRLAVSYKQNSRDFMDEVLQELENIDLKQEEEEEIPDKEQPGRIQSPSPS; from the exons ATGGCAAGACCGTCCTTGTGG GTATTTGACGTGCAGAGGAAAATCACGTACAAGAACCTCAGCACCTGGTATACAGAGCTTCGGGAGTTCAGGCCAGAGATTCCGTGCATTGTGGTGGCCAATAAAATCGATG CAGACATGAAGATGACCCAAAAAAGTTTCAATTTTGCCAGGAAGTTCTCCTTGCCTCTGTACTTTGTCTCAGCTGCTGATGGTACCAACGTTGTGAAG CTCTTCAATGATGCAATTCGATTAGCTGTATCTTACAAACAGAACTCCCGGGACTTCATGGATGAGGTTTTGCAGGAGCTTGAG AACATCGActtgaagcaggaggaggaggaggagatacCGGACAAAGAGCAGCCTGGCCGCATCCAGAGCCCGTCTCCCTCCTGA
- the RABL2B gene encoding rab-like protein 2B isoform X1: protein MARDKAKPCELDQEKYDADDNVKIICLGDSAVGKSKLMERFLMDGFQPQQLSTYALTLYKHTAVVDGKTVLVDFWDTAGQERFQSMHASYYHKAHACIMVFDVQRKITYKNLSTWYTELREFRPEIPCIVVANKIDDRPMSYLLSTADMKMTQKSFNFARKFSLPLYFVSAADGTNVVKLFNDAIRLAVSYKQNSRDFMDEVLQELENIDLKQEEEEEIPDKEQPGRIQSPSPS from the exons ATGGCTAGGGACAAAGCCAAACCCTGTGAGCTGGACCAGGAGAAATACGATGCTGATGACAATGTGAAAATCATCTGCCTGGGAGACAGTGCTGTGGGCAAGTCCAA ACTCATGGAGAGGTTCCTCATGGATGGATT TCAGCCCCAGCAGCTGTCCACATACGCCCTGACCCTGTACAAGCACACGGCCGTGGTGGATGGCAAGACCGTCCTTGTGG ACTTTTGGGACACAGCAGGCCAAGAGCGGTTCCAGAGCATGCACGCCTCCTACTACCACAAGGCCCACGCCTGCATCATG GTATTTGACGTGCAGAGGAAAATCACGTACAAGAACCTCAGCACCTGGTATACAGAGCTTCGGGAGTTCAGGCCAGAGATTCCGTGCATTGTGGTGGCCAATAAAATCGATG ACAGGCCAATGTCCTACCTTCTCTCTACAGCAGACATGAAGATGACCCAAAAAAGTTTCAATTTTGCCAGGAAGTTCTCCTTGCCTCTGTACTTTGTCTCAGCTGCTGATGGTACCAACGTTGTGAAG CTCTTCAATGATGCAATTCGATTAGCTGTATCTTACAAACAGAACTCCCGGGACTTCATGGATGAGGTTTTGCAGGAGCTTGAG AACATCGActtgaagcaggaggaggaggaggagatacCGGACAAAGAGCAGCCTGGCCGCATCCAGAGCCCGTCTCCCTCCTGA
- the RABL2B gene encoding rab-like protein 2B isoform X3, translating into MARDKAKPCELDQEKYDADDNVKIICLGDSAVGKSKLMERFLMDGFQPQQLSTYALTLYKHTAVVDGKTVLVDFWDTAGQERFQSMHASYYHKAHACIMVFDVQRKITYKNLSTWYTELREFRPEIPCIVVANKIDADMKMTQKSFNFARKFSLPLYFVSAADGTNVVKLFNDAIRLAVSYKQNSRDFMDEVLQELENIDLKQEEEEEIPDKEQPGRIQSPSPS; encoded by the exons ATGGCTAGGGACAAAGCCAAACCCTGTGAGCTGGACCAGGAGAAATACGATGCTGATGACAATGTGAAAATCATCTGCCTGGGAGACAGTGCTGTGGGCAAGTCCAA ACTCATGGAGAGGTTCCTCATGGATGGATT TCAGCCCCAGCAGCTGTCCACATACGCCCTGACCCTGTACAAGCACACGGCCGTGGTGGATGGCAAGACCGTCCTTGTGG ACTTTTGGGACACAGCAGGCCAAGAGCGGTTCCAGAGCATGCACGCCTCCTACTACCACAAGGCCCACGCCTGCATCATG GTATTTGACGTGCAGAGGAAAATCACGTACAAGAACCTCAGCACCTGGTATACAGAGCTTCGGGAGTTCAGGCCAGAGATTCCGTGCATTGTGGTGGCCAATAAAATCGATG CAGACATGAAGATGACCCAAAAAAGTTTCAATTTTGCCAGGAAGTTCTCCTTGCCTCTGTACTTTGTCTCAGCTGCTGATGGTACCAACGTTGTGAAG CTCTTCAATGATGCAATTCGATTAGCTGTATCTTACAAACAGAACTCCCGGGACTTCATGGATGAGGTTTTGCAGGAGCTTGAG AACATCGActtgaagcaggaggaggaggaggagatacCGGACAAAGAGCAGCCTGGCCGCATCCAGAGCCCGTCTCCCTCCTGA
- the RABL2B gene encoding rab-like protein 2B isoform X2, protein MARDKAKPCELDQEKYDADDNVKIICLGDSAVGKSKLMERFLMDGFQPQQLSTYALTLYKHTAVVDGKTVLVDFWDTAGQERFQSMHASYYHKAHACIMRKITYKNLSTWYTELREFRPEIPCIVVANKIDDRPMSYLLSTADMKMTQKSFNFARKFSLPLYFVSAADGTNVVKLFNDAIRLAVSYKQNSRDFMDEVLQELENIDLKQEEEEEIPDKEQPGRIQSPSPS, encoded by the exons ATGGCTAGGGACAAAGCCAAACCCTGTGAGCTGGACCAGGAGAAATACGATGCTGATGACAATGTGAAAATCATCTGCCTGGGAGACAGTGCTGTGGGCAAGTCCAA ACTCATGGAGAGGTTCCTCATGGATGGATT TCAGCCCCAGCAGCTGTCCACATACGCCCTGACCCTGTACAAGCACACGGCCGTGGTGGATGGCAAGACCGTCCTTGTGG ACTTTTGGGACACAGCAGGCCAAGAGCGGTTCCAGAGCATGCACGCCTCCTACTACCACAAGGCCCACGCCTGCATCATG AGGAAAATCACGTACAAGAACCTCAGCACCTGGTATACAGAGCTTCGGGAGTTCAGGCCAGAGATTCCGTGCATTGTGGTGGCCAATAAAATCGATG ACAGGCCAATGTCCTACCTTCTCTCTACAGCAGACATGAAGATGACCCAAAAAAGTTTCAATTTTGCCAGGAAGTTCTCCTTGCCTCTGTACTTTGTCTCAGCTGCTGATGGTACCAACGTTGTGAAG CTCTTCAATGATGCAATTCGATTAGCTGTATCTTACAAACAGAACTCCCGGGACTTCATGGATGAGGTTTTGCAGGAGCTTGAG AACATCGActtgaagcaggaggaggaggaggagatacCGGACAAAGAGCAGCCTGGCCGCATCCAGAGCCCGTCTCCCTCCTGA
- the RABL2B gene encoding rab-like protein 2B isoform X6, with the protein MARDKAKPCELDQEKYDADDNVKIICLGDSAVGKSKLMERFLMDGFQPQQLSTYALTLYKHTAVVDGKTVLVDFWDTAGQERFQSMHASYYHKAHACIMRKITYKNLSTWYTELREFRPEIPCIVVANKIDDMKMTQKSFNFARKFSLPLYFVSAADGTNVVKLFNDAIRLAVSYKQNSRDFMDEVLQELENIDLKQEEEEEIPDKEQPGRIQSPSPS; encoded by the exons ATGGCTAGGGACAAAGCCAAACCCTGTGAGCTGGACCAGGAGAAATACGATGCTGATGACAATGTGAAAATCATCTGCCTGGGAGACAGTGCTGTGGGCAAGTCCAA ACTCATGGAGAGGTTCCTCATGGATGGATT TCAGCCCCAGCAGCTGTCCACATACGCCCTGACCCTGTACAAGCACACGGCCGTGGTGGATGGCAAGACCGTCCTTGTGG ACTTTTGGGACACAGCAGGCCAAGAGCGGTTCCAGAGCATGCACGCCTCCTACTACCACAAGGCCCACGCCTGCATCATG AGGAAAATCACGTACAAGAACCTCAGCACCTGGTATACAGAGCTTCGGGAGTTCAGGCCAGAGATTCCGTGCATTGTGGTGGCCAATAAAATCGATG ACATGAAGATGACCCAAAAAAGTTTCAATTTTGCCAGGAAGTTCTCCTTGCCTCTGTACTTTGTCTCAGCTGCTGATGGTACCAACGTTGTGAAG CTCTTCAATGATGCAATTCGATTAGCTGTATCTTACAAACAGAACTCCCGGGACTTCATGGATGAGGTTTTGCAGGAGCTTGAG AACATCGActtgaagcaggaggaggaggaggagatacCGGACAAAGAGCAGCCTGGCCGCATCCAGAGCCCGTCTCCCTCCTGA
- the RABL2B gene encoding rab-like protein 2B isoform X4 — protein sequence MARDKAKPCELDQEKYDADDNVKIICLGDSAVGKSKLMERFLMDGFQPQQLSTYALTLYKHTAVVDGKTVLVDFWDTAGQERFQSMHASYYHKAHACIMVFDVQRKITYKNLSTWYTELREFRPEIPCIVVANKIDDMKMTQKSFNFARKFSLPLYFVSAADGTNVVKLFNDAIRLAVSYKQNSRDFMDEVLQELENIDLKQEEEEEIPDKEQPGRIQSPSPS from the exons ATGGCTAGGGACAAAGCCAAACCCTGTGAGCTGGACCAGGAGAAATACGATGCTGATGACAATGTGAAAATCATCTGCCTGGGAGACAGTGCTGTGGGCAAGTCCAA ACTCATGGAGAGGTTCCTCATGGATGGATT TCAGCCCCAGCAGCTGTCCACATACGCCCTGACCCTGTACAAGCACACGGCCGTGGTGGATGGCAAGACCGTCCTTGTGG ACTTTTGGGACACAGCAGGCCAAGAGCGGTTCCAGAGCATGCACGCCTCCTACTACCACAAGGCCCACGCCTGCATCATG GTATTTGACGTGCAGAGGAAAATCACGTACAAGAACCTCAGCACCTGGTATACAGAGCTTCGGGAGTTCAGGCCAGAGATTCCGTGCATTGTGGTGGCCAATAAAATCGATG ACATGAAGATGACCCAAAAAAGTTTCAATTTTGCCAGGAAGTTCTCCTTGCCTCTGTACTTTGTCTCAGCTGCTGATGGTACCAACGTTGTGAAG CTCTTCAATGATGCAATTCGATTAGCTGTATCTTACAAACAGAACTCCCGGGACTTCATGGATGAGGTTTTGCAGGAGCTTGAG AACATCGActtgaagcaggaggaggaggaggagatacCGGACAAAGAGCAGCCTGGCCGCATCCAGAGCCCGTCTCCCTCCTGA
- the RABL2B gene encoding rab-like protein 2B isoform X5: MARDKAKPCELDQEKYDADDNVKIICLGDSAVGKSKLMERFLMDGFQPQQLSTYALTLYKHTAVVDGKTVLVDFWDTAGQERFQSMHASYYHKAHACIMRKITYKNLSTWYTELREFRPEIPCIVVANKIDADMKMTQKSFNFARKFSLPLYFVSAADGTNVVKLFNDAIRLAVSYKQNSRDFMDEVLQELENIDLKQEEEEEIPDKEQPGRIQSPSPS, encoded by the exons ATGGCTAGGGACAAAGCCAAACCCTGTGAGCTGGACCAGGAGAAATACGATGCTGATGACAATGTGAAAATCATCTGCCTGGGAGACAGTGCTGTGGGCAAGTCCAA ACTCATGGAGAGGTTCCTCATGGATGGATT TCAGCCCCAGCAGCTGTCCACATACGCCCTGACCCTGTACAAGCACACGGCCGTGGTGGATGGCAAGACCGTCCTTGTGG ACTTTTGGGACACAGCAGGCCAAGAGCGGTTCCAGAGCATGCACGCCTCCTACTACCACAAGGCCCACGCCTGCATCATG AGGAAAATCACGTACAAGAACCTCAGCACCTGGTATACAGAGCTTCGGGAGTTCAGGCCAGAGATTCCGTGCATTGTGGTGGCCAATAAAATCGATG CAGACATGAAGATGACCCAAAAAAGTTTCAATTTTGCCAGGAAGTTCTCCTTGCCTCTGTACTTTGTCTCAGCTGCTGATGGTACCAACGTTGTGAAG CTCTTCAATGATGCAATTCGATTAGCTGTATCTTACAAACAGAACTCCCGGGACTTCATGGATGAGGTTTTGCAGGAGCTTGAG AACATCGActtgaagcaggaggaggaggaggagatacCGGACAAAGAGCAGCCTGGCCGCATCCAGAGCCCGTCTCCCTCCTGA
- the RABL2B gene encoding rab-like protein 2B isoform X7, translated as MERFLMDGFQPQQLSTYALTLYKHTAVVDGKTVLVDFWDTAGQERFQSMHASYYHKAHACIMVFDVQRKITYKNLSTWYTELREFRPEIPCIVVANKIDDRPMSYLLSTADMKMTQKSFNFARKFSLPLYFVSAADGTNVVKLFNDAIRLAVSYKQNSRDFMDEVLQELENIDLKQEEEEEIPDKEQPGRIQSPSPS; from the exons ATGGAGAGGTTCCTCATGGATGGATT TCAGCCCCAGCAGCTGTCCACATACGCCCTGACCCTGTACAAGCACACGGCCGTGGTGGATGGCAAGACCGTCCTTGTGG ACTTTTGGGACACAGCAGGCCAAGAGCGGTTCCAGAGCATGCACGCCTCCTACTACCACAAGGCCCACGCCTGCATCATG GTATTTGACGTGCAGAGGAAAATCACGTACAAGAACCTCAGCACCTGGTATACAGAGCTTCGGGAGTTCAGGCCAGAGATTCCGTGCATTGTGGTGGCCAATAAAATCGATG ACAGGCCAATGTCCTACCTTCTCTCTACAGCAGACATGAAGATGACCCAAAAAAGTTTCAATTTTGCCAGGAAGTTCTCCTTGCCTCTGTACTTTGTCTCAGCTGCTGATGGTACCAACGTTGTGAAG CTCTTCAATGATGCAATTCGATTAGCTGTATCTTACAAACAGAACTCCCGGGACTTCATGGATGAGGTTTTGCAGGAGCTTGAG AACATCGActtgaagcaggaggaggaggaggagatacCGGACAAAGAGCAGCCTGGCCGCATCCAGAGCCCGTCTCCCTCCTGA